Proteins from a genomic interval of Nodularia sp. LEGE 06071:
- the ligA gene encoding NAD-dependent DNA ligase LigA, with product MIQSQSEVKRVEELRQLLQQASYAYYVLDAPMMEDAVYDQLYRELQELETQYSELITPDSPTQRVGEKPATHFTSVRHNIPLYSLENAFNIQELQAWDQRWRRQTPKIEAVEYVSELKIDGSALALTYENGILVRGVTRGDGVVGEDITQNVRTIRSIPLRLNFAGAKSLGKVEVRGEVFLPLEVFKQINAERQKAGENLFANPRNATAGTLRQLDPRIVARRRLDFFAYTLHISGMDDAGISNTQWEALELLSKMGFPVNPNHKLCGSIAEVTEYYQYWDTSRLNLPYMTDGVVVKLNPFKLQEQLGFTQKFPRWAIALKYPAEEAPTRVENISVNVGRTGALTPLAEMRPVQLAGTTVSRATLHNSDRILQLDIRIGDTVIVRKAGEIIPEVVRVLTELRPADTQPFEMPTHCPVCGQPVVRESGEAVTRCVNASCAAILRGEIEHWVSRDALDIKGMGEKLVHQLVDRELVHSVADLYDLTTERLCALERMGQKSAQKLIDAIAQSKNQPWSRVLYGLGIRHVGSVNAQLLTQKYPTVEQLATAKQSDIAGIYGIGAEIAQSVYQWFRIDANQVLIERLQGAGLELAANEETNTVAEGNQKLAGKTFVITGTLPTLSRDDAKALIQKAGGKVTNSVSKKTDYLLLGEDAGSKLEKAQSLGITQLSQALLLEMLSE from the coding sequence ATGATACAGAGTCAGTCGGAAGTCAAGCGTGTAGAAGAACTGCGCCAGTTGTTGCAACAAGCTAGCTATGCTTATTATGTCCTAGATGCACCAATGATGGAAGATGCTGTCTATGACCAGCTTTATCGAGAATTACAAGAATTAGAAACTCAGTATTCGGAATTAATCACACCGGATAGTCCTACTCAGCGCGTGGGTGAGAAACCAGCTACACATTTCACTTCGGTACGCCATAATATTCCCCTCTATAGTCTGGAAAATGCTTTTAATATTCAGGAATTGCAAGCATGGGATCAGCGTTGGCGGCGACAAACACCGAAAATAGAGGCGGTGGAATATGTTTCTGAACTGAAAATTGATGGTTCGGCTTTGGCTTTGACTTATGAAAATGGGATTTTAGTCAGAGGTGTCACGAGGGGTGATGGGGTAGTCGGTGAAGATATTACCCAAAATGTGCGGACAATTCGTTCAATTCCCTTGCGGTTGAATTTCGCTGGTGCAAAAAGCTTAGGAAAGGTAGAAGTCCGCGGTGAGGTGTTTTTACCGTTGGAAGTGTTTAAACAAATTAATGCAGAACGACAAAAAGCGGGTGAAAATTTGTTTGCTAATCCCCGCAATGCCACAGCTGGTACACTTAGACAATTAGACCCCCGCATTGTCGCCCGGCGACGGTTGGATTTCTTTGCTTACACTTTGCACATTTCTGGGATGGATGATGCAGGTATTAGCAATACTCAATGGGAAGCTTTGGAGTTATTGTCAAAAATGGGTTTTCCCGTTAACCCCAATCACAAACTCTGTGGTTCCATTGCCGAAGTAACAGAATATTATCAATATTGGGATACCTCCCGGCTGAATTTACCCTACATGACTGATGGGGTGGTGGTGAAATTAAATCCTTTCAAGTTGCAAGAACAGCTAGGTTTTACGCAGAAGTTCCCCCGATGGGCGATCGCTTTGAAGTACCCAGCTGAGGAAGCGCCTACACGGGTGGAAAATATCTCTGTGAATGTGGGACGCACTGGGGCGTTAACTCCTTTGGCTGAGATGCGTCCTGTACAATTAGCCGGAACGACTGTTTCTCGCGCTACTTTACATAATAGCGATCGCATCCTGCAATTAGATATCCGCATCGGTGATACGGTGATTGTTCGCAAAGCTGGGGAAATTATCCCGGAAGTGGTGCGGGTATTAACAGAACTGCGTCCAGCAGATACCCAACCCTTTGAAATGCCCACCCATTGTCCAGTCTGCGGTCAACCAGTGGTAAGAGAATCAGGTGAGGCGGTGACTCGCTGCGTTAATGCTTCCTGTGCGGCGATTCTCAGAGGAGAAATTGAACATTGGGTAAGTCGGGATGCTTTAGATATTAAAGGTATGGGGGAAAAGCTGGTACATCAACTTGTAGATAGAGAGTTGGTGCATTCTGTTGCTGATTTATATGATTTGACAACAGAGAGATTATGTGCATTGGAAAGGATGGGACAAAAATCAGCCCAAAAATTGATCGATGCGATCGCCCAATCAAAAAACCAACCTTGGTCTAGGGTATTGTATGGTTTAGGCATCCGTCACGTTGGCAGTGTCAATGCTCAATTATTAACTCAGAAATATCCCACAGTAGAACAGTTAGCGACCGCCAAGCAATCAGATATTGCCGGTATTTACGGTATTGGTGCGGAAATTGCTCAATCTGTATATCAGTGGTTTCGTATTGACGCGAATCAAGTTTTGATTGAACGTCTCCAAGGCGCAGGATTAGAATTGGCTGCTAATGAAGAAACTAACACAGTTGCTGAGGGTAATCAAAAGTTAGCTGGTAAAACTTTTGTGATTACTGGTACTCTTCCAACTTTATCACGGGATGACGCTAAAGCTTTAATTCAAAAAGCTGGGGGTAAAGTAACTAATTCAGTGAGTAAAAAAACTGATTATTTACTATTAGGTGAAGATGCGGGTTCTAAGTTAGAGAAGGCGCAAAGTTTGGGAATTACTCAGTTGAGTCAGGCGCTATTGTTGGAGATGTTGTCAGAGTAA
- a CDS encoding serine/threonine-protein kinase codes for MSYCLNSHCPQPENADDVKFCLSCGSKLLLKERYRAIKPIGQGGFGKTFLAVDEDKPSKPPCVIKQFYPQAQGTNSVQKAVELFTLEAVQLDDLGQHPQIPALLAYFTQDDRQYLVQEFIDGQNLAEELAQNGAFNEAQIWQLLNDLLPVLQFCHSRGVIHRDIKPENILRDRHAKLVLVDFGASKSTTGTALNQTGTSIGTPEYVAPEQMRGRAIFASDIYSLGATCIRLLTARSPFDSYDINHDTWIWQQLLQTPLSPGLNRILEKMLVSIPVRRYQTADAVLKDLNQSPAVATPAPTAKPKSTPTFVSKSSSQPDLELEELKTHFLGGGKPQANPAQPPKPISPPANNISEDKELEELKAKYNSPNQ; via the coding sequence ATGAGTTATTGCCTAAATTCCCATTGTCCCCAGCCGGAAAATGCTGATGATGTCAAGTTTTGCTTGAGTTGTGGTTCCAAGTTACTGCTGAAAGAACGCTACCGCGCCATTAAACCTATCGGACAAGGTGGTTTTGGTAAAACCTTTTTGGCGGTGGATGAGGATAAACCTTCTAAACCGCCCTGCGTGATTAAGCAATTTTACCCCCAAGCCCAAGGTACTAACTCTGTGCAGAAGGCTGTGGAGTTATTTACTCTAGAAGCTGTGCAGTTAGATGATTTGGGACAACATCCCCAAATTCCTGCACTTCTGGCGTATTTTACCCAAGATGACAGACAGTATCTGGTACAGGAATTTATCGATGGGCAGAATTTAGCTGAGGAATTGGCGCAAAATGGGGCTTTTAATGAAGCGCAGATATGGCAATTACTGAATGATTTATTGCCGGTGTTACAATTTTGCCATTCTAGAGGTGTGATTCATCGGGATATTAAGCCGGAAAATATTTTACGCGATCGCCATGCTAAATTAGTCTTGGTCGATTTTGGTGCTTCCAAGTCTACCACTGGCACGGCTTTAAATCAAACAGGCACAAGTATTGGGACTCCGGAATATGTCGCCCCGGAACAAATGAGGGGTAGGGCGATTTTTGCCAGCGATATCTATAGTTTAGGCGCTACTTGTATTCGTTTATTAACTGCGCGATCGCCTTTCGATTCCTATGATATTAATCATGATACTTGGATTTGGCAGCAACTCCTCCAAACTCCCCTCAGTCCTGGGTTAAATCGCATCCTGGAAAAGATGCTAGTCAGTATCCCTGTTCGCCGTTATCAAACAGCAGATGCAGTCCTCAAAGATTTAAATCAATCGCCAGCAGTCGCCACTCCAGCGCCCACCGCAAAACCTAAATCAACACCTACTTTTGTGAGTAAATCTTCTAGTCAACCTGATTTGGAACTGGAAGAATTGAAAACTCATTTTTTGGGTGGTGGTAAACCTCAAGCAAATCCCGCACAACCACCAAAACCAATTTCTCCGCCTGCTAATAACATCTCAGAAGATAAAGAGTTAGAAGAGTTAAAAGCTAAATACAATTCACCAAATCAATAG
- a CDS encoding Uma2 family endonuclease, translated as MTQLKTKLTLDEFLALPESELAYEFVDGEAVPKYKNEQMSPKFFHGATTGALFILLSTWAQEKGRVVVEWGIKLTRNQENWIPVPDLTYISYNRLPADWLKDEACPVIPELVIEIISPGQTFGDMIEKATDYLQAGISLVWIVDTISQTITLFTASSLPLTFRDNQIISHEALPELEITPHTIFQRAGLIR; from the coding sequence ATGACTCAACTAAAAACCAAACTCACTCTCGACGAATTTCTTGCACTTCCCGAAAGTGAACTTGCTTATGAGTTTGTTGACGGTGAAGCTGTACCGAAATATAAAAATGAGCAAATGTCTCCTAAATTTTTTCATGGCGCAACCACAGGAGCATTATTTATCCTATTATCCACATGGGCGCAAGAAAAAGGTCGCGTTGTCGTGGAATGGGGGATAAAATTAACAAGAAATCAAGAAAATTGGATACCTGTCCCTGATTTAACATACATTTCTTATAACCGTCTTCCTGCTGACTGGCTTAAAGATGAAGCTTGTCCTGTTATACCAGAATTAGTTATCGAAATTATTTCTCCTGGTCAAACTTTTGGAGACATGATCGAAAAAGCTACTGATTATCTTCAAGCTGGGATTTCTCTAGTTTGGATAGTAGATACAATATCTCAAACTATCACTCTGTTTACAGCATCTTCTCTTCCTCTCACATTTCGAGATAATCAAATCATTAGTCATGAAGCATTACCAGAATTAGAAATTACTCCCCATACTATCTTTCAACGTGCTGGTTTAATACGTTAG
- a CDS encoding DNA-binding protein, which translates to MPTSDSYQDYLIESLQDPEEAAAYIEAILEAENPETGLLTSALKDVIDAQLKMNNLSAQAKLKWEELNQMLLKSSGAEIYSLVGLLDALGFKLEVRDKS; encoded by the coding sequence ATGCCGACCAGTGATAGCTACCAGGACTATTTAATTGAATCTCTTCAAGACCCTGAAGAGGCGGCTGCTTATATTGAGGCAATATTAGAAGCAGAAAATCCTGAGACTGGACTGTTAACCTCAGCCTTAAAAGATGTCATTGATGCACAGTTGAAGATGAACAATCTTTCTGCACAAGCAAAACTGAAGTGGGAAGAATTAAATCAGATGCTGTTAAAGAGTAGTGGGGCTGAAATATACAGTTTGGTAGGTTTATTAGATGCTTTGGGATTTAAACTAGAGGTCAGAGATAAATCATGA
- a CDS encoding type II toxin-antitoxin system RelE/ParE family toxin yields the protein MICSLTNNWYNGKIPFAEWLDGLRDRRAKAKIKERLKRVSLGNLGDYKSVGEGVFELRINYGSGYRVYFGQIGTTIVLLLLGGDKSSQEKDICQAQEYWAEYEESENADQ from the coding sequence ATAATATGCAGCCTCACAAATAATTGGTATAACGGCAAAATTCCTTTCGCAGAATGGCTGGATGGGCTGCGAGATAGGAGAGCTAAAGCTAAAATTAAGGAGAGGCTAAAACGAGTTAGTCTTGGTAATCTGGGAGATTATAAGTCAGTAGGAGAGGGTGTTTTTGAACTCAGGATTAATTATGGTTCTGGCTACCGAGTCTACTTTGGACAAATAGGGACAACAATTGTGCTTCTGCTATTGGGTGGAGATAAAAGCAGTCAAGAAAAAGATATTTGTCAAGCACAGGAGTATTGGGCAGAATATGAAGAAAGTGAAAATGCCGACCAGTGA